The following coding sequences lie in one Arachis ipaensis cultivar K30076 chromosome B03, Araip1.1, whole genome shotgun sequence genomic window:
- the LOC107629493 gene encoding chlorophyll a-b binding protein P4, chloroplastic encodes MATVTTQASATLLRPCPSSKARFLSGSSGRLNREVSFRPLRSPSFKVEAKKGEWLPGLASPAYLNGSLPGDNGFDPLGLAEDPENLKWFVQAELVNGRWAMLGVAGMLLPEVFTSIGIINVPKWYDAGKEEYFASSSTLFVIEFILFHYVEIRRWQDIKNPGSVNQDPIFKQYSLPPNEVGYPGGIFNPLNFAPTLEAKEKELANGRLAMLAFLGFIVQHNVTGKGPFDNLLQHISDPWHNTIVQTLSSN; translated from the exons ATGGCGACTGTAACAACGCAGGCTTCAGCGACTCTATTGAGGCCATGCCCTTCTTCCAAGGCAAGGTTCCTGTCTGGCTCATCTGGCAGACTCAACAGGGAGGTGTCGTTTAGGCCATTGAGATCTCCTTCTTTCAAGGTGGAAGCCAAGAAAGGAGAGTGGTTGCCTGGCTTGGCCTCTCCAGCTTATCTGAATGGCAG TCTTCCGGGAGACAATGGATTCGACCCGTTGGGGCTAGCAGAGGACCCAGAGAACCTGAAGTGGTTCGTACAGGCAGAGCTGGTGAACGGGAGGTGGGCGATGCTGGGGGTGGCAGGGATGCTGCTGCCGGAGGTGTTCACGAGCATAGGGATCATAAATGTTCCGAAATGGTACGACGCAGGGAAGGAGGAGTACTTCGCGTCTTCGTCGACCCTGTTTGTGATAGAGTTCATACTCTTCCATTACGTTGAGATCAGGAGATGGCAGGACATCAAGAACCCTGGGAGTGTGAACCAAGACCCCATCTTCAAGCAGTACAGCCTCCCCCCCAACGAGGTCGGCTACCCTGGTGGCATCTTCAACCCCCTCAACTTCGCCCCCACTCTTGAGGCCAAGGAGAAGGAGCTTGCCAATGGCCGCTTGGCTATGCTCGCCTTCTTGGGTTTTATTGTTCAGCACAACGTCACTGGCAAAGGCCCCTTTGACAACCTCTTGCAGCACATCTCTGACCCTTGGCACAATACCATTGTTCAAACCCTCTCTTCCAACTAA
- the LOC107629492 gene encoding uncharacterized protein LOC107629492, whose translation MSLLEVIKNASINSKPLDSPLDYPIVLNPDTIIPNLKPEQEDAAALCLVKPLSGWKISQADAELIDIGKKFFIQLKAKLKSGNSLEKDEFIGDLNSYLNSIAEKIGVSIAINPSMPNYTKFLIDKVGYFMGKDVVVVVLDVCISFDIWDIVEALIEHGVIKHSCHSGLVTRLVEKKRSDLICTCIKHAFDLGSSEILSILRYFLSPSKDAYDSMITVKKEWENQAQLAIDGISDSSWNKKNLLVAKEASILLMVAYDGFSASEICLHYLLASSNFNDVLLSSSFSKLNGKELINLIRYLSKWLKKYERFPQAGPCPEATAALGLTVCDWVPKLDDVVKFLGFVLDENFSSLVLHPEFHEQLRLIEEVVSSLTAESKCCFLMADVVNKLKMEVKGGNTYDLF comes from the coding sequence ATGAGTTTGCTTGAAGTCATTAAAAATGCTTCAATCAATTCGAAGCCACTTGATTCTCCATTGGATTATCCTATTGTTCTGAACCCTGATACTATTATACCTAACTTGAAGCCTGAACAAGAAGACGCAGCGGCCTTGTGTCTTGTAAAACCTCTTAGTGGATGGAAAATTTCGCAAGCTGATGCCGAACTCATTGACATTGGGAAGAAGTTCTTTATACAGCTAAAGGCAAAGCTCAAGAGTGGTAATAGTTTGGAGAAGGATGAGTTTATTGGTGATTTGAATTCCTATCTGAATAGCATCGCTGAGAAAATAGGTGTTTCGATTGCTATTAATCCATCTATGCCCAATTATACTAAGTTCTTGATTGACAAGGTTGGATATTTTATGGGTAaggatgttgttgttgttgttttggaTGTGTGCATTTCGTTTGATATTTGGGATATAGTTGAGGCTTTGATTGAGCATGGTGTTATTAAGCATTCTTGTCATTCGGGCTTGGTTACTAGGTTAGTTGAAAAGAAGAGGTCCGATTTGATATGTACGTGCATTAAGCACGCGTTTGATCTCGGGTCATCTGAAATACTCAGCATTCTGAGGTATTTTCTTTCTCCATCCAAAGATGCTTATGATAGTATGATAACTGTGAAGAAGGAATGGGAGAACCAAGCACAGTTGGCCATTGATGGAATTAGTGATAGCAGTTGGAACAAAAAGAATCTGCTTGTGGCAAAGGAGGCTTCCATTTTGCTTATGGTAGCTTATGATGGTTTCTCTGCATCTGAGATTTGTTTGCATTATCTACTAGCATCGTCAAACTTCAATGATGTGCTGTTATCATCTTCCTTCAGTAagttgaatggcaaagagttgatTAACTTGATTCGCTATTTATCGAAGTGGCTAAAGAAGTACGAGAGGTTTCCTCAAGCCGGTCCCTGCCCTGAAGCTACAGCAGCTTTGGGTTTGACGGTTTGCGATTGGGTTCCTAAACTCGACGATGTTGTGAAGTTTCTTGGTTTTGTGCTTGATGAGAACTTTTCTTCGTTGGTATTGCATCCGGAGTTTCATGAGCAGCTAAGATTAATTGAGGAAGTGGTTAGTTCTTTGACTGCTGAATCCAAGTGTTGTTTTTTGATGGCTGATGTGGTGAACAAACTAAAGATGGAAGTAAAAGGTGGAAATACGTATGATCTTTTTTGA